ATAATTGATAGAAGATTCGGTGAGGGCAATTCAAAGTTGTCTACTGAAGAGAAAATGCTTGAAAGATTTACCAGGGAGAGGTTATCCAAGGCGTCTAAGAGTTCAATGTATAACTTAGATGATGACGATAATATTGATTTCACAGATGATGTTTTCAGTGGATTGACCCATCTTGGCCAATCCTTATCAGGTAAGGATACCattgatgacgatgattttttctccaagAAGAGACCGGCtggtgaagatgatgatgctgAAGAAGCAAATCATGAACCTGAACggaagaaaacaaaggcAGAAGTTATGAAGGAAATTATTGCTAAATCTAAAAAATACAGGTATGAACGTCAAAAGGCGCATTTGGAAAACCAAGAAGTTGTTGGCGAGTTAGATGAacaatttgataatgttaTGGATGAAATCAGTAGTGTAAATAGAAGCgttgttgaagaatcaaAGAAGAGTGAGGCTGATCTTGCCTATGATATGAAAGTTACAGAAGCTAAATTGGATAGAAGAGCAAAACCAACTGACAGAACGAAAACCGAAGAGGAAATTAGgaaggaagaggaagaaagaaagacaGAGctggaaaagaaaagattgGCCAGAATGGAAggtgaagttgaagaactCGCAGAAGTTAGACCAGACGGCGCTGTGGGAGATGATCTAGACGATGATTTCTGGGCAGGTAGTGGTGATGAAGAGACTGGATTCACCGTGGGGTCCCCCGTCACCTCTGTTTCTGATTCTGAAGAAGCAAGTGGTGATGAGGAGGaaggaaacaaagaatACCAATCAGTCAGGGGAGAAAAGCCTTCCGAGAATGTCATCACTATTggtaataaaaaaatcatcatcaagaAGGCTGAAAAGGCAAGGCTAACATGTCCCCAGACACTAgaggaattgaaaaaacttGTCAATGTGGATTATGAAGAAACTGTTTCCACTATTAAGAAGGTTTTTGAGACATACCAGCCAAAATTGGCCGAAGGTAATAAGGAAAAACTAGGTGTTTTCACCACTGTTCTTCTTGAATATCTCCTTGAActttcaaatgaaaatattggatTTGAAGATGCTAAATATGTGAGACTAATGGACTTTTTAACCCGTACAGTTTGCAATTTGACTGAAAAATACCAAGATTTGCTACTACAATCTTTTAGAGGACATATAAAAGCATCGCATGAGAGATTACTTTCACAAGATGCGAGAAGTTTTCCTTTGCAAAGTGACGCTATACTATTGACATTGATTGGACGTACTTTCTCAACTTCCGATAAGTTTCATCTTGTTGTTATTCCAGCTCTGTTATTAGCATGTGAGGCGTTGGAATTCATGAAACCAgaatcaaataaaacacACCTATTTTTTGGTGTATTCTTATCCGATTTACTATTACAATATGAACGTGTATCAGAGAGGGTCATCCCCGAAGTTATATCATTTATCCATCGAGCACTATTATCCCTGGTCTCAAAACCCGAAGAACTTGAAGGTTGGGAGCAGGTATTGGTTTGCTCAACCCAACCAACTGCCACTGAGTTTACACGTCCGCCAAATAGGGAATTGCCAACAGACGACGTCAAACTTTCGATTAGCAAAATGTGggaaatttccaaatccaaTGACAGTAAAGCAACTCATGAATTTCTTGATTCAATATTAATGAAAGCAATCAGAACTTTGGATGTTTTAATTACCAAAATGATCAAAAATACATCTGCAGCGCCAGAATTAACATCATCTTTTATCCCAATACTTCGTCATTTAATCAAAACACTACCAAATACAAACAGCATAGTCATAAATGTTGCAAGTAAGCTAAACAACATCCataaaatatcaacaaaggAACGTCGTCCGTTGAAATTACAACAACATCGTGCTATTGGTATTGCTCAAGTTGCACCTCGCTTCAGTGAGAGGTTTAACCCTGACCGTAAATCTGCACGTACAATTGATATGGATCCTACCGATCCTATCGCTGTCAGGGATGAAATTTCCAAGTTGAAACACCAAGTTAAAGAAGAACGTAAACAAGCACTTAAGGAGATTAGAAGAGATACTAAGTTTGAAGCAAGAGCACAAATcgaaagaaagaagaaagaatatGATGAATACCATAGTAAAATGGCTAAAATCTACAATTCCATTCAAACAGAAGAAGGTACAGAAAAGAACAAGTACGAGAAGGAAAAGCGGAAGctcaaaaacagaaaataGACTCTGCGTGTTGTGTGTATTAAATTTCTTATTTATGTTTATATACTTGGTTTAAAAGTCCTAAAACACCACCGCTATTCCCCATGCCCCCCatgtcttcatcatcggATGCCTCCTCTATAGTTTCTGCCGGAATAAATCCGTTAGCCCTTGCATAGCCCAAGTGGAAACTCTCGCCTATCATCATGCTAGTGCTTAAATTATTCACATATTCGCTTAAACCAGTATGTGTTCCGTCTTTCCTGTCAATGGATGCTGGAATGTGTGACTCAAGGTTAGAAATGCCATCATTTCGGTTTTTCACAGTATTAACAAAATTGGGTTTCAGTACGGTGTTGCTTGAATTCCCATTCAGGTTTCTTTTTAAAAGAGTTTGTGCaggatttgaaaattttcttgaaaCATCAGGCTCAAAACTAGTAGGTTGAATTTTCCGGCTGCCATTATTAACTCCACCATTTCCATAACTTTCAACAAAGTTTACATAcgattttatcattttatCATCtgtatcatcatcaaatatTCTATCTAACCTCATATCAAATGAAATATGGTCTTTGTCTTgttccattttgaaaaccgCAAAGCTGCAAACATAGCCAATCCCATCAACATGAACGCTATAATCTCTAAAGAAGTCTATTATTTTATCGGCCGATTGAGGTAAGGAAATATATAGCATATAAGGTAAAGCAACTAAACTGCacaattctttgaatattaggaccatcttcaaattgtaCATTTGGCTGAACTGTTTCTTCACTTCGACTGTATGATACCTATTATCCCATGAAGCTGGTAGATAATGTGTGTATTTAGCTAcctttttgattgaagTTTCGGGATTGAATAAATACCTGGCACTAGAATCAGAGATTGCATTTTTACACACTGTAAAGATTGCACCCAATGCAGACATATAGAATAAAACTGTTTTCCCTTCGGTTATTTcgaaattgagaaaattcTCATGGTCTATAACCGTTAAAATGACTAGAATCGTTACCAATGAGCCGGTGATAAAAGagataaatttgaaaatagtaTCTAATAGTTCCTTGGGGAATAGGTTAAGATACTCATCTGCGTATTCATAGGACATGTTAATTCtttgatcaaataaatGGGGAAGTTCGTTGTATTCTctcattttccattttgcATAAGGAGAATAGCTCCTTGCATTTAATAACCCTGGGTTGGTTTTAACATCATAAAATAGTTTCAAAAAGTAATAAAGAATGAAATAAATAACTAGGAATGGTGATAAGAAAATACTCAATAACCCAGCAACTCTAAATctctttctcaaattttttattaatgTCAAACGGCTCTGCTGGCTTAAAACTTTTGGTTCTAGTTGCCCCTCATCGTTAAATAGATAATCAAAAATGCACAATTTAAGGTTCCATTCTAAAGTTTTGGTTAAAAAGtggaatttgaagaatggGAATGTCAAGGCCTTATTAAGAATATTCTTATTGAAGATTGCAATCAtgtaattttcttttctcatCAACCTGTTGGCTATATCGTGGGGATTTAACTTCGTTTTAGATTGTAGATCTGGATCATTGTTGTTCTCGTTGATCAAGGCATTGgtgttttgatttctcaaaatcattattttcttgaCAATTTGAGGCCATGTAATGGTTTGTAATtcagaatcatcaatatccaaCAAGTAGTTGTAAAATAGCTTGatttcattcaaatcaagTAGTTCACTATAACAATTCTTCACACGTAAAACAAATAATATCCCTAGTAATGCGTAAAAGAATTTCTGTGATAGGGATATGTGTGAATAACATTGGCCATCATAAACTTGTGAAAGGTTAGTTACATTGCCATTCATCAACATGCTATAGTCAATGCAATTTCCTAAACATGAGCACAATGtaacaacaaagaaaataattaGCAAGTCACAGCATctagaaacaaaaatacatAACCAACCGTTACCCAAGAAATATTCATACACATTGTTTAGGAAGATATCAAGGTTACTCACGTTTGCCCACATCCATAATGCCCTCTCCCTTGGTGGTAATTTCCGTGCTTTAAAGACATTCCTTTGTATAGTTGCAGAACTTGATTCGTGTTTCCGCATGTTCGTAATAAACGTCGGAGGCTGCTGGTTCATTAACAATGCTGGTTTTTCGACTGTTTTATGGGTGAATGACTTAGCACGTTTTAATGTTGTTTCTCCAATATCCATGACAGATTTACCAATCTTCCCAAAAAGTGAATGATCTAATTTGTCACTTCTATTGTTatcaaaaaacaaacttcCCGGTACCTCATTCCCAACACCTCCCAACTCCAATTCCAATTCAAGTTCTTCCCTTAGGCGGTGCTTCTCGTCCACGTCGCTCCCATTATAATCGTTGTTAATATTATTCCCACTGTGATGTGACGccatttcttcctcatcacTTGAATCTTCACTTTCtgaattgaaattgatacTCACATTCGATCGTTTCCTCCGGGAGCgatcattatcattatcacGACCAGGTTGGCGAGGATTCCCCAAGGACACATCGCTCATTAGTAGATCCTTAACTTTACGATCCTTCAGTGGATACGTTGAAAACTGCATGTCTGTGTCGTCGTCATTGACAAACAATCCTGGCTGTTCAGCCTCAGAATGTCCAAGAACCCTGGAAAGAAACGTGTGTTTTGTGTAGTCTTCAGACATGCCTCTACCGATCCTCTTTTGCAGTTGAGATAATCCAAGGATAAGAAACAATGAGcctcatcttcttcaatcCCTCATCCTTATCAGCGCCCTCGtaatattcaaatactGTGTGAATCAATAGGCATGGAAAAAACAGCACAACCACCGGCGTCGATCGACGGTAGGTGTTTTCACGAGCACATTTTTccatgtttttctttgatagGGTATATCCAATTTGAGATATTCGTGGAAGTCTGTGTTAGAGTTGCTAACGGAATGTCAATTTTAGTACTAGTTGTTATTAGAAGGGGGATAAGTATCTAACCGAAGATGTCGTTTGTGGATGTACTTAAGAGCGCAATCACGTCTAATAAGGAGGCTAAACTGGTCAATGCCGAAGGCGGTGTTGTGGAAGATATTGGTGCTGCCGAGTTTGTGCAGATAGGAGACTCTGAAAAGTTTAAGCTAGGTGAAGAATCACAATTCAAGGGGTCAAAGATGTATGATGTCAAAAGTGTGTATTTTTGCTGGATGAACAGAGACGCAGCTGTGACAGAGTACATCGAACTATGTGAGAACAACAAGGTTGACGTTATTTCCTTTGTTGAGAAGACGGACCTCATATCATATTTGAAAGGTGAGACAGATACATCCAACTATGTCATCAAACCAAACTCCGATGAGAAAGATGGCAAGAAAAGAGGTACCAGGGACGATGAGAAAGTGGACTATAAGGAAAGCAAGCGTTTGAAAATCGAAAGTGATCCGTTATTAAAGGAAATCAGCAAACATGAGATTGAATTGGTTGATCACGACAAGGCACTACGTGGTACGCAGAAGGCGAACGATTTCAGTAACCTAATCAGGGAATGCGAGTACAAGATTGTCAGGCCATTAAAGAGTGCGTCAAAGAAGCCTTCTACAACAAGCAAGGATGCAAGGAAGAAGGAAGTTGCTGGTAACGACAGCAGCTCATTAGCTactattttgaagaagaaggatcCGATTATTATACTCTCTCCGTCTGCGATTTCCATGTTGACAATGAACAACGTCAAGTTGTTCTTGCAGGATGGGAAATTTGTCGATCCGCAGGATATCAAGGAGGGGGCCAATTTGAATATGGTTCAAGTTATCAGACAGAGTAAAAAGTTTGGTAAAAAGATCAAATTTGTTGTGGTCTCCAACGTTGAGAAGTTTTTCGTAAAGCCCGAGTACTGGGATAGAGTCGTTGCGGTGTTTACCACTGGACAGGAATGGCAGTtcaaaaattacaaaatcAACCAACCGAACCTTTTGTTTCAGAAAGTCAAGGGGTTTTATGTGAACTACAGTGGAGATGTTATTCCTAACAACATCAAGAACTGGAATGTCCAAGTAATCAGTTTAGACCGGAACCAACGGTTCAAGGACAGGCAAGTGAGTGAATTCTTGTGGGAATCCATCGAACGGTTTATGATGAGCAGAGGATATAAATAGCAGGAATGTATAGTATATTAGTAATATTAGTAATATTTTGTTAGACTTACAAAAAAACGggttatatatatataagagaaaaaaaacagagaaatcATATTAGAAATTagtaataacaaaaaattatCAGATATAGACATAGTATAAAAACACAATGTCTTTGAGGTAATGAAAACAAGCAACTAACGGTTCAGCTAGGGGTTCCTTTAATTGTCTGGTGTgaatttaatttttttttttttgcgtGAAACAATGTATGAGTCTAAAGCATCAAGGGCAGAAAACTGCAACCTAGAGCCTATAGGCAAAAACTAGACGCAAAAAGCAAGAATAGCAACGTTAGGCAAGCCAGGTGGTGTTAGTTGGACGGTATtgaagtgaaaaaaaaagaattgtACTGGTATCAATTATCATGATAATGATGGAGATGAAGACAGGTGGAATTGAAGGTATTGTAGTTCTGACAAAGACAttagaaattgaagaatatattttatttttttaatatttttatttttttgaattttgagTTGGAGGTGGAGTTGAAGTTGGAGTTTTTGTGTTCTCTCCTCTGGTTCTGTGTAAAGGCCCAGTAGTGGCGATGAAGGGGGGAGAGGGGGTAGAGAGAAACGATGTGTGTAATTGgtggtttttttttttcttattctttttttttatttgctaAAAATATAATTCAATCAAGTTGGTAATGTATTTCAAACTTGGGCCATAGTTGGGACACCTGTTCTTGGAACCTTTGGAGAGCTGCCTGCAAGGAAACCATTCTTCATGATGTTCAAACATTGCATAACCAAGgagaagaggaaaacaaagacagAAAAGTAGAGAAAAGCGGTGGAAGCCTGTGCTTTTCTACATCTGTCCTTAGAACCCTGGGTGACCTTGTTTTCGTCCAAGTACTTTTGGTTGGTACAGGAGTGGGTTCTGGTAGCAACTGCCAATGCGGTAGCGCCGGCAAAGGTGAACACAAAGTTCATAAAGTCAAAGATTGCAAGAAAGAGAGGAGATGCAAGGAAGGAGATGAAAAAGGCAGCCACACCATAGAAACTCGAGGTCAAGATACCAAAGGCCGCCGCAAAGACACAGTAAGAAACCTGTGGGTTGTGGCGGGTAACGGTGGTTGCAGCTAACGAACCTGTAAGACCCAACGTGACAGTTAGGAACATAAAGTTTAGAATTCTAAGAGTAATATCACCGTATGAGAGCATTGTTATTATATGATTGTAATTGAGGTGCTGTTAGATATAGTTCTTGATAATTGAATAATGGTAGAAacagcaaaagaaaaaaataaattaataAACTAAGTAAAAGaattaaaggaaataactaatcaaaagaataaaagaaagaaagcAAAGCACAgaagaacttgaaagaACCAACAGGAAACAAGAATGAACAACAACCCTTGATATTATATACTATTCTTTCATTCCTATACCAATCCCAAACTCACAGAAAACATTATTCTCTCGCTCCTAAATGGGGTAAATAGTAAACACCGCTCCTCCCTCGGCGTCCGAATGCGGTAACTCGCTTGCCTCATCAGGCCGGCGCATGGATTTGCCCTTCCCTAACTAACTTGTCACTCAATTCACTCAATTCAACACCTCCAATTTGTTCCATAAATTTACCaatttgtatattttcaatgttgCCACCCAATGCGGTAACGAGTAATTGTTCACCTTGTTCTCTATTACAATATCCATAGACATTGACATCGGCAGCGGTATGTCCATGTGTAGACCATCCAATTCTCGCACGGCGTGAAACCATGTCTTTGAGAAACTCAACAACGGCACTGGCTCCGTCCACTTCCGTTATGGTGATATATCCCTCATCAGTTTCATTACTAGCTGAATCTCTGTAGATGAGCTCGAGAATGTCATGTATCTCATCCCTGTCATAGTCTAGAATACCGAGGTCCTTCTCTAGAATCTCTCTCTCGATGTATTCTCGGAGCTCCTCCTGTTTAATGGTCCCTCTCTCGTGCAtccatttgttgattttaaaattaAGGAATTCTCCTGAATGTCTCGCCCTATCCAAAACCTCAGGATACCAAATATAATCGGGATACTCAGGAGTTACTTGCCGACCAACATCGACTCCTCCGGTCTCATGGTCGCTCGTTGATATAACATACGTCTCAACGTCACTGTTTTCGGCAAACTCAATAACCGCTTGGAAGGCTTTATCAAAGGCCAAAATCTCATGTACTTGTGCATGCGGATCATTGTGGTGTCCGGCATGGTCAATTCTCGAACCTTCAACTAATAAAAAGAACCCCTGATCGGATTCCGCAGTCTCTCTCGATAAGATATTCAATGCCGTTACGGTTTCCTCAAATAAACTGGGGAATTTATGTTCATTTCGATCGAGTTCATATGGTATATTGTAGTATGCTAATAGAGACAATACGGGAAGACTAACCTCTTCATTTAATCCCATTCCAAGCTGATCAAACTCCTCCCTTGTAAGTGAAACATTCCAACCTCTCTCAAGGGCATattcaatcaaattcaactcGTCTTGTCTACACCCTTCAACACTGCTTCCCGGTAGAAACGAACATCTTCCTCCACCAATCATTAAATCAACTAATCCATTACCATCGGGACCGGTTATGGTCATATTGAGTCCCAGCTGCTGATTGGCAATCAAATCCTGAAACTGTCTATAATCGGCATGTGAACTGAAGGCTGCAGGCGTGGCATCGGTGATGGAGGTCGTTACTACGAGACCCGTCTTCCACCCCTTTAACTTGAGAGCTTCAAGTATGGTTCCGCACGGGTTTTTGAATTGATCGACCCCAATAGCCCCATTATACGATTTCAGTGCACAGGAAAATGCAGTTGCACCGGCAGCAGAATCTGTAATTAACGACGACGATGACCTGGTCCGTGATTGGCCAATCAGATACTTATCAATAAAGAGAGGTTCATCAAACGACAAATCCTTGATATACTGGTTGAATGAACGGGCCATATTAAACGAAGATGGCCCCGTGCCATCGGTGACCATCATAATGATATTCTTCTTACCTGGTTTCTTTCCTGCTTCACTGTGGAGAGTCTGCTGTGTCTCCGG
The window above is part of the Pichia kudriavzevii chromosome 1, complete sequence genome. Proteins encoded here:
- a CDS encoding uncharacterized protein (PKUD0A07510; similar to Saccharomyces cerevisiae YDR481C (PHO8); ancestral locus Anc_8.501); its protein translation is MSFDKNGPFKLNITTLLSILSLLVFVYCIPNPETQQTLHSEAGKKPGKKNIIMMVTDGTGPSSFNMARSFNQYIKDLSFDEPLFIDKYLIGQSRTRSSSSLITDSAAGATAFSCALKSYNGAIGVDQFKNPCGTILEALKLKGWKTGLVVTTSITDATPAAFSSHADYRQFQDLIANQQLGLNMTITGPDGNGLVDLMIGGGRCSFLPGSSVEGCRQDELNLIEYALERGWNVSLTREEFDQLGMGLNEEVSLPVLSLLAYYNIPYELDRNEHKFPSLFEETVTALNILSRETAESDQGFFLLVEGSRIDHAGHHNDPHAQVHEILAFDKAFQAVIEFAENSDVETYVISTSDHETGGVDVGRQVTPEYPDYIWYPEVLDRARHSGEFLNFKINKWMHERGTIKQEELREYIEREILEKDLGILDYDRDEIHDILELIYRDSASNETDEGYITITEVDGASAVVEFLKDMVSRRARIGWSTHGHTAADVNVYGYCNREQGEQLLVTALGGNIENIQIGKFMEQIGGVELSELSDKLVREGQIHAPA
- a CDS encoding uncharacterized protein (PKUD0A07490; similar to Saccharomyces cerevisiae YLR418C (CDC73); ancestral locus Anc_4.290), with the translated sequence MSFVDVLKSAITSNKEAKLVNAEGGVVEDIGAAEFVQIGDSEKFKLGEESQFKGSKMYDVKSVYFCWMNRDAAVTEYIELCENNKVDVISFVEKTDLISYLKGETDTSNYVIKPNSDEKDGKKRGTRDDEKVDYKESKRLKIESDPLLKEISKHEIELVDHDKALRGTQKANDFSNLIRECEYKIVRPLKSASKKPSTTSKDARKKEVAGNDSSSLATILKKKDPIIILSPSAISMLTMNNVKLFLQDGKFVDPQDIKEGANLNMVQVIRQSKKFGKKIKFVVVSNVEKFFVKPEYWDRVVAVFTTGQEWQFKNYKINQPNLLFQKVKGFYVNYSGDVIPNNIKNWNVQVISLDRNQRFKDRQVSEFLWESIERFMMSRGYK
- a CDS encoding uncharacterized protein (PKUD0A07500; similar to Saccharomyces cerevisiae YGR131W (FHN1) and YPR149W (NCE102); ancestral locus Anc_3.493) — translated: MLSYGDITLRILNFMFLTVTLGLTGSLAATTVTRHNPQVSYCVFAAAFGILTSSFYGVAAFFISFLASPLFLAIFDFMNFVFTFAGATALAVATRTHSCTNQKYLDENKVTQGSKDRCRKAQASTAFLYFSVFVFLFSLVMQCLNIMKNGFLAGSSPKVPRTGVPTMAQV
- a CDS encoding uncharacterized protein (PKUD0A07480; similar to Saccharomyces cerevisiae YDL149W (ATG9); ancestral locus Anc_7.328), with the protein product MSEDYTKHTFLSRVLGHSEAEQPGLFVNDDDTDMQFSTYPLKDRKVKDLLMSDVSLGNPRQPGRDNDNDRSRRKRSNVSINFNSESEDSSDEEEMASHHSGNNINNDYNGSDVDEKHRLREELELELELGGVGNEVPGSLFFDNNRSDKLDHSLFGKIGKSVMDIGETTLKRAKSFTHKTVEKPALLMNQQPPTFITNMRKHESSSATIQRNVFKARKLPPRERALWMWANVSNLDIFLNNVYEYFLGNGWLCIFVSRCCDLLIIFFVVTLCSCLGNCIDYSMLMNGNVTNLSQVYDGQCYSHISLSQKFFYALLGILFVLRVKNCYSELLDLNEIKLFYNYLLDIDDSELQTITWPQIVKKIMILRNQNTNALINENNNDPDLQSKTKLNPHDIANRLMRKENYMIAIFNKNILNKALTFPFFKFHFLTKTLEWNLKLCIFDYLFNDEGQLEPKVLSQQSRLTLIKNLRKRFRVAGLLSIFLSPFLVIYFILYYFLKLFYDVKTNPGLLNARSYSPYAKWKMREYNELPHLFDQRINMSYEYADEYLNLFPKELLDTIFKFISFITGSLVTILVILTVIDHENFLNFEITEGKTVLFYMSALGAIFTVCKNAISDSSARYLFNPETSIKKVAKYTHYLPASWDNRYHTVEVKKQFSQMYNLKMVLIFKELCSLVALPYMLYISLPQSADKIIDFFRDYSVHVDGIGYVCSFAVFKMEQDKDHISFDMRLDRIFDDDTDDKMIKSYVNFVESYGNGGVNNGSRKIQPTSFEPDVSRKFSNPAQTLLKRNLNGNSSNTVLKPNFVNTVKNRNDGISNLESHIPASIDRKDGTHTGLSEYVNNLSTSMMIGESFHLGYARANGFIPAETIEEASDDEDMGGMGNSGGVLGLLNQVYKHK
- a CDS encoding uncharacterized protein (PKUD0A07470; similar to Saccharomyces cerevisiae YDL148C (NOP14); ancestral locus Anc_7.327), whose translation is MAGGKQLKKLRESLKNAGLTNQSFGKKGKGKGKKSAQDKLRKDDKQKVLSEIREQFNPFDVKVSRNKRADALQKKLTVGKPGITKQIGEENRRKEYEEKMAKQGKAGGIIDRRFGEGNSKLSTEEKMLERFTRERLSKASKSSMYNLDDDDNIDFTDDVFSGLTHLGQSLSGKDTIDDDDFFSKKRPAGEDDDAEEANHEPERKKTKAEVMKEIIAKSKKYRYERQKAHLENQEVVGELDEQFDNVMDEISSVNRSVVEESKKSEADLAYDMKVTEAKLDRRAKPTDRTKTEEEIRKEEEERKTELEKKRLARMEGEVEELAEVRPDGAVGDDLDDDFWAGSGDEETGFTVGSPVTSVSDSEEASGDEEEGNKEYQSVRGEKPSENVITIGNKKIIIKKAEKARLTCPQTLEELKKLVNVDYEETVSTIKKVFETYQPKLAEGNKEKLGVFTTVLLEYLLELSNENIGFEDAKYVRLMDFLTRTVCNLTEKYQDLLLQSFRGHIKASHERLLSQDARSFPLQSDAILLTLIGRTFSTSDKFHLVVIPALLLACEALEFMKPESNKTHLFFGVFLSDLLLQYERVSERVIPEVISFIHRALLSLVSKPEELEGWEQVLVCSTQPTATEFTRPPNRELPTDDVKLSISKMWEISKSNDSKATHEFLDSILMKAIRTLDVLITKMIKNTSAAPELTSSFIPILRHLIKTLPNTNSIVINVASKLNNIHKISTKERRPLKLQQHRAIGIAQVAPRFSERFNPDRKSARTIDMDPTDPIAVRDEISKLKHQVKEERKQALKEIRRDTKFEARAQIERKKKEYDEYHSKMAKIYNSIQTEEGTEKNKYEKEKRKLKNRK